A genomic window from Nematostella vectensis chromosome 9, jaNemVect1.1, whole genome shotgun sequence includes:
- the LOC5511668 gene encoding pterin-4-alpha-carbinolamine dehydratase 2, which yields MLCSTTAVRFIQRGKIATRWLSSRPQKLSPERREKELKSLLSTGWVEAKTRDAIQKDFHFKNFNQAFGFMTQVALMAEKMDHHPEWSNVYNKVNITLTTHDCGGISSNDVKMAEFIDTLQHT from the exons ATGTTGTGTTCTACAACGGCCGTCCGGTTTATTCAGAGAGGAAAGATTGCCACACGTTGG CTCTCTTCGAGGCCACAGAAATTGTCTCCAGAGCGCAGAGAAAAAGAACTAAAATCACTTTTATCAACTGGATGGGTAGAAGCTAAAACACGTGATGCAATTCAGAAagattttcattttaaaaactTTAACCAGGCATTTGGTTTCATGACTCAAGTTGCCCTGATGGCTGAGAAAATGGACCATCACCCTGAGTGGTCCAATGTCTATAACAAGGTTAACATCACCTTGACGACACATGACTGTGGAGGAATCTCTTCTAATGATGTCAAAATGGCCGAGTTTATTGACACGCTGCAGCATACATAA